The following proteins are encoded in a genomic region of Sesamum indicum cultivar Zhongzhi No. 13 linkage group LG8, S_indicum_v1.0, whole genome shotgun sequence:
- the LOC105168318 gene encoding uncharacterized protein LOC105168318 — MCSVSRFCEKVCMMAEGGSHYCSKKTDDICGDACDEDSGRTLSMKRIKCILRGLDIKAYLFLFMLIPTCLFVIYVHGQKITYFLRPLWESPPKPFHEIPHYYHENVSMENLCKLHGWGIREYPRRVFDAVLFSNEVDILKIRWKELYPYVSEFVLLESNSTFTGLPKPLVFSTVRDQFKFLEPRLTYGQVPGRFRKGENPFIEEAYQRLALDYLLKQAGIQDDDLLIMSDVDEIPSRHTINLLRWCDGIPPILHLRLRNYLYSFEFLVDNNSWRASVHIYQAGKTRYAHYRQSDEILADAGWHCSFCFRHISEFIFKMKAYSHVDRVRFSHFLNPKRVQRVICKGADLFDMLPEEYTFKEIIGKMGPIPHSYSAVHLPAYLLENADEFKFLLPGNCLRESG; from the exons ATGTGTAGTGTATCAAGATTCTGTGAGAAGGTGTGTATGATGGCTGAAGGGGGATCTCATTATTGTTCCAAGAAGACTGATGATATATGTGGTGATGCTTGTGATGAG GACTCCGGACGGACCTTGAGCATGAAGAGAATTAAATGTATACTGCGTGGGCTGGATATCAAAGCctatctctttcttttcatgtTGATCCCGACATGTCTCTTTGTTATATATGTACATGGGCAGAAGATTACGTACTTTTTGCGGCCTTTATGGGAATCTCCTCCTAAGCCCTTCCATGAAATACCTCACTACTATCACGAGAATGTGTCGATGGAGAATCTGTGTAAACTTCATGGTTGGGGAATACGCGAATATCCTAGGCGTGTTTTTGATGCGGTGTTGTTCAGCAATGAGGTAGACATCCTTAAGATACGATGGAAGGAGTTGTACCCGTATGTGTCAGAGTTTGTCCTCCTCGAGTCCAATTCAACATTCACTGGGCTGCCGAAGCCTCTGGTATTTTCTACAGTAAGggatcaatttaaatttcttgagcCACGATTAACTTATGGACAAGTTCCAGGGAGATTTAGGAAAGGAGAGAACCCGTTTATCGAGGAGGCATATCAGAGACTTGCATTGGATTATCTCCTCAAACAAGCCGGTATTCAGGACGACGACTTGTTGATAATGTCTGATGTTGATGAGATTCCAAGTAGACATACTATTAATCTCTTGAGGTGGTGTGATGGCATACCTCCGATCCTCCATCTTCGTTTAAGGAACTATCTCTATTCTTTTGAGTTTCTTGTTGACAATAATAGCTGGAGAGCTTCAGTTCACATATATCAAGCTGGCAAGACGAGATATGCTCACTATCGGCAGTCTGATGAAATTTTGGCTGATGCAGGGTGGCACTGTAGCTTTTGCTTTCGACACATCAGTGAATTCATATTTAAGATGAAAGCTTACAGCCATGTTGATCGGGTGAggttttctcattttctcaaCCCTAAAAGGGTCCAGAGAGTAATCTGCAAAGGTGCTGATTTGTTTGATATGCTTCCGGAAGAGTACACTTTCAAGGAAATAATCGGGAAAATGGGACCTATTCCACACTCATACTCAGCTGTTCATCTTCCTGCTTATCTTTTAGAGAATGCcgatgaatttaaatttctgtTGCCCGGAAACTGCTTAAGAGAGAGCGGCTGA
- the LOC105168664 gene encoding E3 ubiquitin-protein ligase RNF43-like, whose protein sequence is MAPPAWLPPLNSHQESFINVDMHESYARPRIGDVKLMIELHVHVDFYSEKDVGLKLAFPGFFITQRRPINMKNHEALEESLWDLIQDEDLIPFELLNCFWTDWTKLQLHSRQWQLLLLTNEDELVEKISDFLHLVHSKPKNKDMMAWVRLEIRKIVKVPVEEFASWISWFDEQKRIDPTFESEYSKAIRRPRDMSEVHQEAESLMARRPAKIINGELQIVAVNGGKDDDGASMLAKESCSICLEGFFNGGRATRLPCSHMFHENCILRWLRENHVCPLCRYELPIDE, encoded by the coding sequence ATGGCTCCACCGGCATGGCTTCCACCCTTGAATTCCCACCAAGAATCCTTCATAAATGTTGACATGCATGAATCCTATGCCAGACCAAGAATTGGAGACGTCAAGTTAATGATCGAGCTTCACGTCCACGTCGATTTCTACTCGGAGAAGGATGTCGGCCTGAAGTTGGCGTTTCCAGGCTTTTTCATCACTCAGCGCAGACCAATCAACATGAAAAATCACGAAGCCCTGGAAGAGTCATTGTGGGATCTCATCCAGGACGAAGATCTCATCCCCTTCGAATTGCTCAACTGCTTTTGGACGGATTGGACGAAACTCCAACTCCACAGCCGTCAGTGGCAGTTGCTTCTACTTACCAACGAAGATGAGCTCGTTGAGAAAATCTCTGATTTCCTTCATCTGGTGCACAGTAAACCAAAGAACAAGGACATGATGGCATGGGTGCGCTTGGAGATCCGGAAAATTGTGAAGGTGCCTGTGGAGGAATTCGCGTCGTGGATTTCTTGGTTTGATGAGCAGAAACGGATTGACCCCACATTTGAGTCTGAATACAGTAAAGCCATCAGAAGACCGCGTGACATGAGCGAGGTTCACCAAGAAGCGGAATCGTTAATGGCGAGGCGTCCGGCAAAGATAATCAATGGGGAACTACAAATTGTGGCTGTGAATGGCGGAAAAGATGACGATGGTGCGTCGATGTTGGCGAAAGAGTCATGTTCCATATGTTTGGAAGGGTTTTTCAATGGGGGGCGCGCGACGAGGCTGCCTTGCAGTCATATGTTCCATGAAAATTGCATATTGAGGTGGCTGCGGGAAAATCATGTTTGTCCTTTGTGTCGCTATGAGTTGCCCATTGACGAGTAA